A genome region from Chelonia mydas isolate rCheMyd1 chromosome 24, rCheMyd1.pri.v2, whole genome shotgun sequence includes the following:
- the LOC119564228 gene encoding scale keratin-like produces the protein MSYCPPQDGYYDICPRPCIDVRNEPCVTSCGDSSAVVYAPPVVVRFPGPTLATCPQDSIVGTTLPNLPARPGVPYGSSGGFRGSIGSGGSYGGGYGGDYGGGYGGGNVVVYGGGAGGVYGGGAGRGYGGGYGGSYGYGGSCGYSRKSYRSISGGGYSGSSYGNCGPC, from the coding sequence ATGTCTTACTGCCCGCCCCAGGATGGCTATTATGATATATGCCCACGTCCATGTATTGACGTCCGCAACGAGCCGTGTGTCACATCATGTGGCGATTCGAGTGCAGTGGTTTATGCGCCACCAGTTGTTGTGAGATTCCCAGGACCAACTCTCGCTACTTGCCCTCAAGACAGCATTGTGGGAACAACCTTACCAAATTTGCCCGCAAGACCCGGAGTCCCATATGGTTCTAGTGGAGGTTTCAGAGGCTCAATCGGTTCTGGGGGTAGTTATGGTGGTGGTTATGGGGGAGATTATGGTGGTGGTTATGGGGGAGGTAACGTTGTTGTTTATGGGGGTGGAGCCGGGGGTGTTTATGGAGGTGGAGCCGGGCGTGGTTATGGGGGTGGTTATGGAGGCTCATATGGTTATGGGGGCTCATGTGGTTATAGCAGGAAGTCATATCGTAGCATTTCTGGGGGAGGATATTCTGGGTCCAGCTACGGAAATTGTGGGCCATGTTAA
- the LOC119564224 gene encoding scale keratin-like, whose translation MSYCPPQDCYYDICPRPCIDVRNEPCVTSCGDSSAVVYAPPVVVRFPGPILATYPQDSIVGTTLPNFPYISSGGFRGSIGSGGSYGGVYGGGYNGGGYGGGNGVVYGGGYNGGYGGGAGGVYGGGAGRGYGGGYGSSYGYGGSCGYSRKSYRSILGGGYSGSGYGNCGPC comes from the coding sequence ATGTCTTACTGCCCGCCCCAGGATTGCTATTATGATATATGCCCACGCCCATGTATTGACGTCCGCAACGAGCCGTGTGTCACATCATGTGGCGATTCGAGTGCAGTGGTTTATGCGCCACCAGTTGTTGTGAGATTCCCAGGACCAATTCTCGCTACTTACCCTCAAGACAGCATTGTGGGAACAACCTTACCAAATTTCCCATATATTTCTAGTGGAGGTTTCAGAGGCTCAATTGGTTCTGGGGGTAGTTATGGTGGTGTTTATGGGGGAGGTTACAATGGTGGTGGTTACGGGGGAGGTAACGGTGTTGTTTATGGGGGAGGTTACAATGGTGGTTATGGGGGTGGAGCCGGGGGTGTTTATGGTGGTGGAGCCGGGCGTGGTTATGGGGGTGGTTATGGAAGCTCATATGGTTATGGGGGCTCATGTGGTTATAGCAGGAAGTCATATCGTAGCATTTTGGGGGGAGGATATTCTGGGTCCGGCTATGGAAATTGTGGGCCATGTTAA